The following are encoded together in the Streptococcus oralis genome:
- a CDS encoding AraC family transcriptional regulator, protein MLVFSEYQTGTIDLSLSFYGYEECTPNYSFGPAIRDTYVLHYITKGKGQFHYKGKIVDLKAGDFFLLKPDELTFYQADSQDPWAYYWLGITGGRAPDYFVLSQISDQSYLTQSNNCHTQTTAKLVENIVRFAQITKSNELAQLHIMGQLHELMFHLGTIAPNQKKENISSTHQLYLDCKQLIDSHYPRSLTIQDLAKELSVHRSYLTSVFKEFHQLSPKEYLLFVRMNRAQQLLEHTNETIKVIAYSVGFSDPLHFSKAFKQFFHKTPSQTRKEYSHSLLARKENQ, encoded by the coding sequence ATGCTCGTTTTTTCAGAATACCAGACTGGAACAATTGATCTTTCTCTTAGCTTCTACGGTTATGAAGAATGCACGCCTAACTACTCTTTTGGCCCAGCTATTCGAGATACCTATGTACTCCATTACATTACTAAAGGAAAAGGTCAATTCCATTATAAGGGGAAAATTGTTGATTTAAAGGCAGGAGATTTCTTTTTACTAAAACCAGATGAATTAACATTCTATCAAGCAGATAGCCAGGATCCTTGGGCTTACTACTGGTTGGGGATCACTGGAGGGAGGGCACCTGACTACTTTGTTCTATCTCAAATTTCTGACCAATCCTACCTCACCCAGTCAAATAACTGTCATACACAAACAACTGCAAAACTTGTTGAAAATATTGTCCGTTTCGCTCAGATTACAAAATCAAATGAATTGGCTCAACTCCACATCATGGGACAACTCCATGAACTAATGTTTCATCTAGGAACGATTGCTCCCAATCAGAAAAAAGAGAATATTTCATCAACTCACCAGCTCTATCTTGACTGCAAACAATTAATTGATAGTCACTATCCACGATCGCTCACCATTCAAGATTTAGCTAAAGAGCTATCGGTTCATAGAAGTTACTTAACTAGTGTGTTTAAAGAATTTCACCAACTCTCTCCAAAAGAGTATTTACTTTTCGTTCGAATGAACCGTGCGCAACAGTTACTAGAACACACCAATGAAACGATCAAAGTCATTGCGTATTCTGTGGGTTTTTCAGATCCATTACATTTCTCAAAAGCCTTCAAGCAGTTTTTTCATAAAACACCTAGTCAAACTCGAAAGGAATACTCTCACTCCCTCTTAGCTAGAAAGGAAAATCAATGA
- a CDS encoding alpha-galactosidase has product MGIRIENNLFYVESKGLSLIIENRDGFLLLKHLGKTIKNYRGANSVYERDHAFSGNPTATNRTFSLDTQRQIFGQHGLGDFRKPTIQVQHDATEVTDFRFVEAKILKGQNGPQGLPSPHSMDGTETLALILKDPQAKLSLTLYYTAFDNDATIASYSKLENNSNQEVVIHKDFSFMADFPAAAYEIVTLQGAYAREKTVRRQQVEQGIFSISSNRGASGHAQTPALLLCDQGVTEDAGNVFALQLMYSGNFEAFVQKNQLNEVRVAIGINPENFSWKLDSEEDFETPVALVTYSDEGLTGISHESQNFVLKHIMPSNFSKKERPILINNWEATYFDFQREKLLELADEAKKVGIELFVLDDGWFGNRFDDNRALGDWVVNEKKLGGSLESLISAVHERGLQFGLWLEPEMISVDSDLYRKHPDWAIQVPGYEHTYSRNQLVLNLANPQVVEYLKNVLDELLSHHKIDYIKWDMNRNITNLGNGSAYLETQMQSHQYMLGLYELVSYLTEKHSHILFESCSGGGGRNDLGMMRYFPQVWASDNTDAIARLLIQYGSSYLYPTISMGAHVSAVPNHQMGRMTPLETRGHVAMMGNLGYELDLTSLSDEEKDEIANQVNLYKELRPVVQLGNQYRLINPNAESNEAAVQFNYGNQTIVTYVRVLSVVETMETTLKLKDLEVEVLYELEGTNIVYSGAELMYAGLTVTLSPGDFLSRQYKFKRL; this is encoded by the coding sequence ATGGGAATTCGGATAGAGAATAATCTATTTTACGTTGAGAGTAAAGGTTTAAGTTTGATTATTGAAAATAGGGATGGGTTCTTATTATTAAAACATTTAGGAAAGACTATTAAGAACTATAGAGGGGCTAATAGTGTTTACGAACGCGATCATGCTTTTTCTGGTAATCCAACAGCTACTAATCGAACCTTTAGTTTGGATACGCAACGTCAAATTTTTGGACAACATGGTTTGGGTGACTTTAGAAAACCAACTATACAGGTTCAACATGATGCAACTGAAGTAACAGACTTTCGATTTGTAGAAGCAAAGATTTTAAAAGGTCAGAATGGTCCACAGGGCTTACCTTCTCCTCACAGCATGGATGGTACAGAGACGCTTGCCTTGATTTTAAAAGATCCTCAAGCTAAACTTAGTCTGACTTTGTATTATACAGCTTTTGATAATGATGCGACAATTGCTAGTTACAGCAAATTGGAGAATAATAGTAATCAGGAAGTTGTCATTCATAAGGACTTTTCTTTCATGGCTGATTTTCCTGCTGCAGCTTACGAAATAGTAACTTTGCAGGGAGCTTATGCTCGTGAAAAGACTGTCCGACGTCAACAGGTAGAACAAGGAATCTTTTCGATTAGTTCGAACCGTGGAGCTTCTGGGCATGCTCAAACACCAGCTCTTCTATTATGTGATCAAGGAGTTACAGAGGATGCTGGGAATGTGTTTGCTCTACAACTGATGTATAGTGGAAACTTCGAAGCTTTTGTCCAAAAGAATCAACTGAATGAAGTTCGGGTGGCTATTGGAATTAATCCAGAAAACTTTTCTTGGAAGTTAGATTCTGAGGAAGACTTTGAAACACCGGTAGCTTTAGTGACCTATTCAGACGAGGGATTAACTGGTATTAGTCATGAAAGTCAGAATTTTGTACTTAAGCACATTATGCCAAGTAACTTTTCTAAAAAAGAGCGTCCAATTCTAATCAATAACTGGGAAGCTACCTACTTTGACTTTCAGAGAGAAAAATTGTTAGAACTAGCTGATGAAGCTAAGAAAGTTGGTATTGAACTTTTTGTATTAGATGATGGGTGGTTTGGTAATCGCTTTGATGATAATCGTGCTTTAGGTGATTGGGTTGTTAATGAGAAAAAGCTGGGTGGAAGTCTAGAAAGTCTGATTTCAGCTGTCCATGAAAGAGGTTTGCAGTTTGGGCTTTGGTTAGAACCGGAGATGATTTCTGTTGATAGCGACTTGTATCGCAAACATCCTGACTGGGCTATTCAGGTTCCAGGTTATGAGCATACTTACTCTCGAAATCAATTAGTACTTAATCTTGCCAATCCTCAGGTAGTAGAATATTTGAAAAATGTTTTAGATGAACTTCTCTCTCATCATAAAATTGACTACATCAAATGGGATATGAACCGCAATATCACTAATCTGGGGAATGGTTCAGCCTACTTGGAAACCCAGATGCAATCTCATCAGTACATGCTGGGGCTTTACGAACTCGTTTCTTATCTGACAGAGAAGCATAGCCATATTCTCTTTGAGTCCTGTTCTGGTGGTGGTGGACGAAATGATCTTGGTATGATGCGTTATTTCCCACAGGTCTGGGCTAGTGATAATACAGATGCTATTGCACGTTTACTAATTCAATACGGTTCATCCTATCTCTATCCAACCATTTCTATGGGGGCTCATGTGTCAGCAGTACCAAATCATCAGATGGGACGAATGACACCATTGGAAACTCGTGGTCATGTAGCCATGATGGGAAATCTGGGGTATGAGCTTGATTTGACAAGTTTATCAGATGAAGAGAAGGATGAGATCGCTAATCAGGTGAACTTGTATAAAGAATTGCGACCAGTAGTCCAGTTGGGAAATCAGTATAGGTTAATCAATCCCAATGCTGAATCCAATGAAGCAGCTGTGCAATTTAACTATGGAAATCAGACGATCGTAACCTACGTCCGAGTCCTATCAGTTGTGGAAACAATGGAAACCACCTTGAAACTGAAAGACTTAGAAGTGGAAGTGCTTTATGAGCTGGAAGGGACAAACATTGTTTATTCGGGTGCAGAGCTCATGTATGCAGGTTTAACTGTTACCCTATCACCAGGAGATTTTTTGAGTAGACAGTATAAATTCAAAAGACTATAA
- a CDS encoding extracellular solute-binding protein: protein MKWYKKAGFLLVAGASLLGLVACGQNNQSTDGKVTIEFFNQKTEMADTLQKIVDDFEKEHPNIDVKLTTVPAAGIVLKTRILSGDVPDIINIYPQNMDFQEWAKAGYFADMTGKPYLENIKNDYAEKYAINNKIYSVPLTANLYGIYYNKTKFKELGLEEPKTFKEFQEIVKKIKDSGNSPFAVAGNEGWTLNGYHQLSLITLTGSGDAANNYLRFSKPNAISADDAILKADAERLDLLADNAQDGWRGASYNDAVVAFSSEKALMMPQGSWALAAINQQDPKFEVGMFAFPGEEVGKEATVGAGDMALSTSATTKHPKETEEFISYMTSPKAMQSYYDVDGSPVAVKGIQEKEDSALAEISKLAFTDKHYVWLGQHWNSEEDFFNLSAGYLMDKNLKNMANNLNAFFNPMKADLD, encoded by the coding sequence ATGAAATGGTATAAGAAAGCAGGTTTTCTTTTAGTAGCTGGGGCAAGTTTACTAGGCCTAGTGGCTTGTGGTCAGAACAATCAATCAACTGATGGTAAGGTAACGATTGAGTTTTTTAACCAGAAGACCGAGATGGCAGATACCTTGCAAAAGATTGTGGATGATTTTGAAAAGGAACACCCTAATATTGATGTGAAGTTGACGACTGTTCCGGCAGCTGGAATTGTTCTGAAGACTCGGATTTTATCAGGAGATGTTCCAGATATTATTAATATCTATCCTCAAAATATGGATTTTCAGGAGTGGGCGAAGGCAGGCTATTTTGCAGATATGACAGGAAAACCCTATCTTGAGAACATCAAGAATGACTATGCCGAAAAGTATGCAATCAATAACAAGATTTATAGTGTGCCTTTAACGGCCAACCTTTATGGAATCTATTACAATAAAACGAAGTTTAAAGAATTAGGACTTGAGGAACCGAAGACTTTTAAAGAGTTTCAAGAGATTGTCAAAAAGATAAAAGATAGTGGAAATTCTCCGTTTGCGGTTGCAGGCAATGAAGGCTGGACACTAAATGGTTACCACCAACTTTCTCTCATTACCCTTACGGGTAGTGGAGACGCGGCTAATAACTATCTTCGCTTTTCAAAACCAAACGCAATCTCTGCAGATGATGCTATTTTAAAAGCAGATGCAGAACGACTCGATTTATTAGCAGATAATGCTCAAGATGGTTGGCGTGGTGCCTCTTATAATGATGCGGTGGTAGCATTTTCGAGTGAAAAAGCCTTGATGATGCCACAAGGATCATGGGCATTAGCCGCAATTAATCAACAGGATCCAAAATTTGAGGTGGGGATGTTTGCTTTTCCTGGAGAAGAAGTAGGAAAAGAAGCCACTGTTGGTGCAGGGGACATGGCATTATCAACTTCAGCTACTACTAAACATCCTAAAGAAACCGAGGAATTTATCAGCTATATGACTAGTCCAAAAGCTATGCAATCATATTATGATGTAGATGGATCACCAGTTGCTGTAAAAGGTATACAAGAAAAAGAAGATTCAGCACTTGCAGAGATTTCTAAACTGGCATTTACGGATAAACATTATGTTTGGTTGGGTCAACACTGGAATTCTGAAGAAGATTTTTTTAATCTAAGTGCAGGTTACCTGATGGATAAAAATCTGAAAAATATGGCAAACAATCTCAATGCTTTCTTTAATCCAATGAAGGCAGATTTGGACTAG
- a CDS encoding carbohydrate ABC transporter permease produces the protein MAIRKFLNKYWGWTFLLIPLALQAIFFYFPMVQGAFYSLTNWTGLTYNYKFVGLNNYKLLMIDGKFFTAIAFTLILTLALIVGEITIGMVVARALNSKMKGQTFFRAWFFFPAVLSGLTVSLIFKQFFNYGLPTIGRILGVGFLQESLLGTPVGAVVATIFVLLWQGVAMPIILFLAGLQSIPSDILEAASIDGATSKQTFWKIELPYLLPTISMVFILALKSGLTAFDQIFALTSGGPNNATTSLGLLVYNYAFKSNQYGYANAIALILFLIIGIVSLIQIKLSKKFEI, from the coding sequence ATGGCTATTCGAAAATTTTTAAATAAATACTGGGGTTGGACATTTTTGCTAATCCCGCTTGCTTTACAAGCTATCTTCTTTTACTTTCCAATGGTACAAGGTGCTTTCTATAGTTTGACTAACTGGACTGGATTGACCTATAATTATAAATTTGTTGGTTTAAATAACTACAAATTGTTGATGATTGATGGGAAATTCTTCACAGCCATAGCTTTTACTTTGATTTTAACTCTGGCATTGATTGTTGGAGAGATTACAATTGGGATGGTTGTGGCACGAGCCTTAAATTCTAAGATGAAAGGACAGACCTTCTTTAGAGCTTGGTTCTTTTTCCCGGCTGTTTTATCTGGTTTGACAGTTTCCTTGATTTTTAAACAATTTTTCAACTATGGTCTTCCAACGATTGGAAGAATTTTAGGGGTTGGTTTTTTACAAGAGAGTCTATTAGGAACACCTGTCGGTGCGGTAGTGGCAACTATTTTCGTTCTTCTATGGCAAGGAGTAGCAATGCCAATCATCCTCTTTCTTGCTGGTCTTCAGAGTATTCCAAGTGATATTTTGGAGGCAGCATCAATTGACGGTGCAACAAGTAAACAAACCTTTTGGAAGATTGAATTGCCCTATTTACTGCCAACGATCTCAATGGTTTTTATCTTGGCTCTTAAGTCTGGTTTGACAGCCTTTGACCAAATTTTTGCCTTGACGAGTGGTGGTCCAAATAATGCTACAACGTCTCTTGGACTTTTAGTCTACAACTATGCTTTCAAGAGTAATCAATATGGATATGCGAATGCAATTGCCTTGATTTTATTCTTAATTATTGGAATTGTTTCTCTTATCCAAATCAAGCTATCAAAGAAATTTGAAATCTAA